The genomic region GGGCAAGGACCAGGTCGGCCAGGTCGGCGGCGAGAAGTGGCGCTTCGGCCGCTCCTACATCGGCAGCCCGGAGCGCCTCATCGAGGAGCTCGGCGCCGACACGGCGATCGCCGCCGCGGACACGCTGCTCGTCACGATCCCCAGCCAGCTCGGCGTGGACTTCAACCTGCGGTCGCTCGCCGCGATCAAGGAGATCGGGGAGGCGCTGGGGTGAGACCGGGCCGACGCGTCCGTGGGGGCGTCAGCCTGATCCGCTGACGGCTGCCCGGCCGCGCGCTCAGTCGCCGGTCGGCCGCTTGCGCTGCTGCTTCGTCGCGGAGCGCTGCGTCTTGGCCGCGAGGCGGCGGCGCTGCGAGCCCTTCGTGGGGCGGGTCGGTCGTCGCGGGGCGGCATCGGGCGCGAGCGCATCCGCCACGATCTCGCGGAGCGCGTCGAGGGCGGCCACCCGGTTCCGCAGCTGCGACCGCTGCTCGGAGACCGTCACCGTAATCGCGCCGCCGACCAGGCGCCGGCCGAGCCGCTCGAGGATCCGCGCCCGCTGCTGATCGGTGAGCACCAGCGACTCGGCCGGGCTCCACGTGAGCTGCACCCGGCTGTCGGACGTGTTGACGTGCTGCCCGCCGGGCCCGGACGACCGCGAGAACCGCCACCGCAGCTCGGCCGCGGGGATGGTCAGCGCGGGGCCGACCTCGAGATCCATGCGGCAAGGGTCGCACGTCGCAGTCGCGGCGCGCGCGGGTATCGGCTAGCGGTGCCGGCGGAGGTTGCTGCGGCGGATGGCGACACGGCCGATCAGCACGAGCACCAGCATCACGACCACCATCAGGACGATCCGCGTGACGAACTCGAGCTCGAAGAAAGCGAGGGCGGACGCGGACATGAAAGCGGTCACCGCGATCAGCACGAGCTCCTGACGAGCGGACAGCTGACCCGTCAGCCGCTTCTGCGCCGCGGAGTCGTGCTCGAACCTGCGCCTGTCGTCCATGTCCCCACCGTGACACACCCCGGACGGATCAGCGGACCAGCCCCGCCTCCACAGCCTCCGGCCGCCGCGCCGTCAGGTACAGCCTATGCGCCGTGATCACCAGCGCCAGCCACGCGCCGCCGAGGAAGAAGGCGGCCAGCACGTCCGTGAACCAGTGGTGGCCGAGGTAGACGCGGGTGGCGCCGATCGTGACCGCGAAGACCACGGCGACCGCGATCGAGAGCACGCGGGTCGCGCGGCGGTGCTGCCGGAGGAGGAGCAGGTAGGCGAGGATCCCGGCGATCGCCACCGCGTTCAGCGTGTGCCCGCTCGGGAACGACGGCGACGTCTCGTACGGCGGCACCGCGTCGGCGAGGTCGGGACGGGCGCGGTCGATGATGTCCTTGCCCGCGATCGTGAGCAGCAGGGATCCGCCGCCGGCCGCGAGCACCAGGATGATCGGCGTCCACGACCGGCGACGCACCGCGAGGAACAGCATCGTCACCACGGCGATGATCGGCATGACCACGACGCCCGCGACGTCCGTGTACGCGGTCGCCGCGTCGTTCAGCCACGGCGTGCGGATGCCGATCATGAAGACGAGGAGCGGCTTGTCGAGGCCGGCGACCCCGTCGGCGTCGGTGACGTTGTCGTAGACCTGCGCGGCGATCGCGGCGAGGCCGAACGCGAGCACGAGTCCCACCAGCAGGGTGATCACGAGGGCCGCGTACGGGCCGAGCGCGCGCACGATCCGCTGCACGAGCCGCACCAGCGCGCGGCCGACCGGGGTCGCCCAGCGGGTCAGGTCGCGGGCGCCGAGGTAGCGGTCGCGGCGGAGCTCGCCGGCGACGCGCTGGTCGGCGGGGTCGAGGGGATCGAGGGGCCTGCGCCTCGGGGTCTCGCTCATGTCGGATGCCTCTCGTCGGCGGATCGCCCGCTGCTGCGACGCTACCGAGGCGGGGGCTCCGAAGATGCCCTCTCCCCCTCCGCCGGGACCACCGTCCCGATCTCCCACACGAACGGCGGCGGCGTGCCGTTGATCGACCAGTCGCCGACGATGCGCGCCTTGTAGACGACCGGGTTGTGCGAGGCGACCGTGCGCGCGTTGCGCCAGTGCCGATCCAGCCCGCGGGCGCGACTCGTGGCGGAGGCGCCGAGCGTGTCGAACACCCGGTTCGCCGCGCGCGGCACCGACTCCGAGAGCACCACCTGCGCCTGCGCCGACCGGATCTCGGCGAGCACGTTCGCCTGCACGTCGGCGTCGCTCCCGGGATCGTGCGCCGTGTCCGCCGCGGCCTGCACCGCCTCCGCGACACCCCGCACCAGCAGCCGCGCCGTGTACGCGACGGCGGAGATCTCCCCCACCACGGCCTGGATCTGCGCGTCGTCCCGCACGAGCGACGCCACCCCGTGGCTGTAGACCCGGGTGCGCTCGCGGACGGCCCGCGCCGTGTCGCGCTCCGCCGCCACCGCCACCCCGGCGAGCACGGCGAGCAGCACGAGCTGGTACAGCGCCGTCTGGTACCGGAACCGCTCGGCGAACGGCGCGACGTGGGCGGCGTCCACCTCCGCGTCCTCGAACACGATGGTGCCGGTGCCGGTGAGCTGCTGGCCGAACCCGTCCCAGTCGTCGGAGATGGTCACGCCCGGCTGGTCGGTGCGGACGATCGCGGTCACGGGCTCGCCGTCGCGATCGGCCGTCACGTCGGTCCACGCGGAGAAGATACTGCCGGTCGTGTAGTACTTGCGGCCGTTCAGCACCCAGCGGTCGCCGCGGCGCTCCAGCTTCGTCTGCGCCGTGCCGATCGCGCCCGAGCCGACCTCGCTCCACGCGTTGCCGACGAGCTCGCCCGCCGCGAACCGCCGCAGCCACGCGTCGCGCTCGGGCCCGGGCGGCGCCTGCAGCCGGTCCTCGACGAACGCGATGTGGCCGCGGAGGATCTGCGGCAGGTTCGAGTCCGCGGCGGCGAGCTCCACGAGCACCTCCGCGAGCTCGGGGATGCTGAGGCCCTCGCCGCCCTGCTCCACCGGCACGCGGAGACGGGACAGCCCCGCGTCGACGAGGTCGCGCAGGGGCTCGACGGGCAGCTCGTGGTCGCGCTCGCGGGCGACGGCGCCCTCCGCGATGCGGTCGAGCAGGGGGCGCAGGCGCGCGAGGACGGGGTCGAGTCGGCGGGTCATCGGATCCCTCACGTGTAGAGCGAGATGGGCTGGAGCTCGCCGGTGAGCGCATGCGCCCCGACCTCGAGCTTCTTGTAGTCGACGGGGTCGTGGAGCGAGTGCGTCCGGACGTTCCGCCAGAACAGGTCGAGGCCCGTCGACGACCTCGCCGAGCTGGATCCCGTGACCTCGAACACGCGGTTTGCCACCTCGACGCCCACCTCGGTGGACACCACCTTCAGCTTCGCGACCTCGATCGCGATGCCGCCGCGCACCTCCGCCGTGACGCCGTCGCCGAGGTCGACGACCTCGTCGAACGCGCGGCCGGCGCGATCCGCCAGCGCCTCCACCGCGGCGATGCGCGACGCCAGCTCGCCCACGACGCGCTGCACGAACGGGTCGTGCCGGTACGCGTCCGCCGGGCTGAGGAACCAGGTGCCGCGTCGGCCGCGCACGAGGTCGAGGGCCTTGGCGAGGGCCCCCTCCGCGATGCCGAGGTACAGGTTGCCGAACGCGAGCTGGATCCCGGGGGTCACGAGCGTGGAGAACGGCTCGTCGCCGCCCAGCCCCAGCACGTCGGCCGGGTCGACGCGCACGTCGGCGAACCGCACGGATCCGCTCGCGGAGAGGCGCTGGCCGAGCGCCTCCCAGTCGCCCAGGTAGTCGATGCCCGGCCGGTCGTGGTCGAGCGCGAACACGACGATGCGCCCGTCGAGGTCGCCGCCCGCGACGACCGCGTTCACGAGCACGACGTCGCCCGCGGACGCGCCCGTGGAGAACCGCTTGAGGCCGTTGAGCCGGTAGCCGTCGCCGTCGGGGGTGAGCCGGAGATCGGGATCGGTCGGGTTGACGGAGTCCCCCCACACCCAGCGCCCGGCGACCGTGCGGCGGTAGCCCTCCGCGCGCGTCGCACCGGTCGCGGTGAAGCCGAGGTTGCCGGAGTTGATGTAGTGGTACGCGAGGACCTGCGCGATGGACGCGTCGGTGCGCGACAGGATCCGCACGGCGAGGAACGCCGACTCCCAGTGCCCGCCTCCCCCGCCGTGCTCGGCCGGGTCGAGGAGGTTGAGGAGGCCGCTGTCGCGCAGCAGGTCGAGCTCCGTCGTGGGATCCGCGTTGGCCCGGTCGCGCGCGAGGGCGTCCTCGTCGAGGGCGGCGGCGACCCGCTCGGCGACGGCCCGCCACCGCGCGAGCTCGTCGCGGGACGCGGTGCCGTGCCACGGCGATCGCGCATCGGCTGCCGCAGCGGGCGCGGGCGACGGGGCCGGGGCGGCGTCGGATCGGGTGGTCGTGTCGGTCATGTCAGTCCGATCCGGGATCGATGGTCGCGGGGAAGAGGGCGGGCGCGGTGTCGTCGGCGGCGCTCGGCGCGCCCACGTAGGCGCCGCGGTAGGCGTGCGCGGGGTGCCACTCGGGGACGACCGGGGATCCGGTGCCGTTGAGGCGGCCGCGCAGGGTGCCCTCCGGGTACTCGTCCCACACGCGTCCGCGGCGGCGCAGCTCCGGCACGAGCAGGTCGACGACCGCCTCGAACGTGCCGGGGGTGACCACGTAGGCGAGGTTGAAGCCGTCGGTGCCGCCCACCTCGATCCATCGCTCGAGCTCGTCGGCGACGGTGGTCGCGCTGCCGGAGATGACCGGGCCGATGCCGCCGATGCCCACGTAGTGCGCCACGTCCCGGGGCGTCCAGTCGCGGTCCGGGTCGTAGCGGGTGAAGATCGCGAGCGCGGACCGGGCGGCGTCCGTGTCGATGTACTTGAGCGGCGCGTCGGGGTCGTACCCGGAGAGGTCGAGCCCGGACCAGCCGCCGTACAGGGCGAGGGCCCCGTCGAGGCTCACGTAGCCGCGGTACTCCTCGAGGAGCGCGGCCGCCGCCTCGTCGGTCTCGGCCACGATCACGGTGGCGAGCGTCAGGATCCGGACGCTGTCGCGCGGCCGGCCGATGCGCTCCGCCCGGTCCCGGATGTCGTCCGTCACCGGGCGGGTGAGCTCCGGCGTGAGGCCGTTGATGAAGATCGCCTCGCCGTGCTTCGCCGCGAACTCGCGACCCCGGGGCGACGCGCCGGCCTGGAAGACGACCGGCGTGCGCTGCGGGCTGGGCTCCGACAGGTGCACCCCGGGCACCCGGAAGTGCTCGCCCTCGTGCGCGATGGGATGCACCTTCGCGGGGTCCGTGTAGACGCCGCACTCGCGATCCACCACCACGGCGTCGTCCTCCCACGACCCCTCCCACAGCTTGGACGCGACGTCGAGGAACTCGTCGCCGATGCCGTAGCGGTCGTCGTGCCCGATCTGGGTCTCGAGGCCGAGGTTGCGGGCGGCCGAGTCGAGGTAGCTGGTGACGACGTTCCAGCCGATGCGTCCGCCGGTGAAGTGGTCGAGGGTCGAGAAGCGGCGCGCGAGCGCGTACGGCAGCTCGTAGGTGGACGCCACGGTGAGTCCGAAGCCGAGGTGCCGGGTGGCGTGCGCCATGGCGGAGACCTGCACGACGGGATCCCCCACGGGGATCTGCGCGGAGTCCTCCAGCGCCGGGGCCGCCGAGTGCCGGTACACGTCGTAGACGCCCACCACATCGGCGATGAAGAGGGCGTCGAAGGTGCCGCGCTCCAGGAGCCGGGCCAGGTCGACCCAGTAGTCGAGCGAGTTGTAGCGGTGGGCCTGGTTGGCGGGATGCCGCCACAGCCCGGGTGCCTGGTGCGTCACGCAGCTCATGTCGAACGCGTTGAGGATGATGCGGGATGCCATCCGACTCCCTCCGTCCCCCGATGCGGGCGCATGGCGGTCCGGGGAGACGGCCACGCGGCCGGCCCCGTCGCGGAGCCGTGCGGCCCGAAGCTAGCCGCGCTCCGCGGCCGCCCGGAAGGGCCCCCGCAACACGGCGACACGTGCCGCGACACGGTTCGTCACACCGTGACGCCGTCCTACGCCGGGCCTCCCGCCAGCGCGCCGGACGCCCTACCTTCCTCAGCAGCGGAGGCGCCGACGCCCTCCGATCCGTCCGACCCACGAGGGGGAACCCATGTCCCACATCCGCTCCCGCCGCGGGCGCCGCGCGCGTCGCCTCGTGCTCGCCGCCGGTGTCGCGGCGGCCTCGCTCGTCCTGTCGGCGTGCTCCGGCGACTCCGCCGACGCGGGCTCCGCCGACGGCGACATCTCCGGCCAGGAGCTCACCGTCCTCATGATCTCCTCCCACGAGGGCGCGGCGAAGTGGCTCGCGTCCGAGTTCGAGAAGGAGACGGGGGCGAAGATCACGCCCGTCATCGTCCCGTACGACGAGATCGGGTCGAAGCTCGCGCTCGACCAGCAATCCGGCGCCGACACCATCGACGTGGCCGCGCCCTGGTACACGTCCCTCGGCGACCTGGCGGCCGACGGGGCGATCCAGGACATCACCGACCGGGTCGACGGCGACCCCTCGATCGACGTGGGGGACTTCATCCCCTCCATCTGGGAGCCGTACACCCAGGTCGACGGGCGCACCTACGGCCTGCCCTTCGACGGCGACACGCACGTGCTGTTCTACAACAAGGAGATCCTGGCGCGGAACGGCTTCACGGAGCCGCCGAGGACCTGGGACGAGTACCTCAGGCAGGTCACCACCATCACCGCGAACGAGAAGGCCGACGGGGTCTACGGCGCCGCCGTGTTCGGGCAGAAGTCGCCCCTGATCCTCGGCGCGAGCTTCGCGAACCGCCTCGCGGGATTCGGCGGCTCCTTCCTCGACGCGGACGGGCGGCCCACGATCGACAGCCCGCAGGCGGTCGCCGCCGCGCAGGCCCTCGTCGACGTGCAGGACCAGGCGCTGCCCACGCCGGCGGAGACCGACTTCGGCGCCGGGAACAGCGCGTGGTTCGCCGGGAAGGTCGCCTTCATCGAGAACTGGACCGACCTCGGCGTCCGCAGCGAGGATCCGACGTCGGGCTCCCAGGTCGCGGGCAAGTGGGGCGTCACCCTGCTGCCCACCGGAGGGGCGAACACGACGCCGCGGGCCTCGCTCGTCGCCGGGTTCAGCTGGGTCGTCGCGGCGAACACGCAGAAGACCGCGCTCGCGGAGAGGTTCATCACGTGGGCGTCGTCGTCGGAGGTGAACGCGAAGCTGCTCACCGCGTCGCCGCCCACGGGCATCGATCCCAACCGCGTCTCCTCGCTCGAGGACCCGACCTACGGCGCGGAGTTCCCGCAGATCCAGCAGGTGAACCGCGCGACGCTCGACGGCGCGCTCGCGTGGCCGACGGGCAAGAACGCCACCGAGGCCGCGCAGGTGCTCACGGACGAGCTCGCGAAGCTGCTCGCCGGCGAGGGCGGCACCGCGCAGGAGACCCTCGACCGGGTGCAGGCGAAGTGGGAAGAGCTCCTCGAGTGAGCGTCGCGATCGCACCGGAGACGCGGTCGCCGCGGGAGTCGGGGACGCCCCGGGAGCCGGGGTCGCCCCGGGAGCGGGCGCCGCGGATCCCGCGGGCACGCCGTCGCGGACGCGGCACCTGGCCGCGGCGCGTCTTCGTCGCCCCCGCGGTGCTCGCGCTCGTCGTGCTCGGCGGGTACCCGCTCGTGTTCATCGCGCTCGCCGCCCTCACCGAGTCGAGCCTCGGGCGGCCGTTCCAGGAGTTCGTCGGCACCGCCACCTTCGCCGACGTGCTGGCGGAGGGCGACACGACCGCGGCGCTCGTGCGCGGCGTCGTCCACGCGCTCCTCGTCACCGCCGTGAGCCTCGTGCTCGGGGTGGCGACGGCGGTGGCGCTGTGGCGGTCGGTGCACGCGGGCGCCGTGGTGCGCACCCTGCTGCTGCTCCCGATGATCACGCCGCCGGTCGTGGTGGGCGTGCTCTGGAAGCTCGTCTTCGCGCCGAACGGCGGGCTGGTGGACGTGCTCGTGACCGCCGTGGTGCCCGGGGGCGCGTCCCTCTCGGTGCTGTCGCAGCCCGCGACCGCCTTCCTCGGCGTGGCTCTCGCGGACGTGTGGGAGTGGACGCCGCTCATCGTCCTGCTCGTGTTCGCGGCGCTCATCGGCCAGGATCCGGCGGTCGGCGAGGCCGCAGCGCTCGACGGCGCGCACGGCCTGAGGCTGTTCCGCAGCATCACCCTCCCCGCGATCGCGGGCACCGTCGCGGCGGTCGCCCTCATCCGCCTGGTGCTGGCGTTCAAGCTGTTCGACCTCGTCTACATCCTCACCTCGGGCGGGCCGGGCCAGGCGACGACCGTGCCCGCGTACCTCATCTGGCAGGCGGCCCTGCAGCACTTCGACGTCGGTCGGGCGTCCGTCATCACGCTGCTGCTCGCCGTGGTCGTGACGGTCGTCACGCTCCCCGTCGTCGCGATCACCCGGAGGCTCCACGATGTCTGACGCACCCGTCCGCGCCGCCCGTCCTCGGTCCGTCCGACGCCCCGGCGCGCGGCGCCGCTCCCGCGGGGCCGACCTGTGGCTGGCCCTCTCCCTCGCCGCCGCCCTCGTGCCGCTGGCGTACCTGCTGTCGGTGTCGCTCATGTCGCAGGGCCAGGTGTCCGCCGGGATCCTCGTGCCGACGGATCCCAGCTGGGGCAACTGGGCGGCCGCGCTGACGGGCTCCGGCCTCCCCCGCGGGATCCTCAACTCCCTCGCCGCCTCCCTCGCCGCGGCCGCCCTCACGCTGCTCTTCGCGCTCCCCGCCGCGTGGGCGATGGCCCGGTACCGCACGGGCGGCCGGGCGCTGGCCGGGCTCGTGCTCAGCCCGTGGCTGCTGCCGCCGATCGTCGCGATCGTTCCGGTCTTCACGCTGCTGCGGATCCTGCACCTCAACAACACGCTCACCGGCCTGACGCTCGTCTACGCGCTCGCGAACACCGCGGTGGCCGTCTGGCTGCTCGAGGGCTTCGTGCGCCGCCTCCCCGTGGAGCTCGACGAGGCCGCGCAGCTCGACGGCGCGGGCGAGTGGCGCGTGCTCGCCAGCATCGTCACCCCGATGCTCACGCCCGCCCTCGTCTCGGTCGGCGTGATCGTGGCCGTGCTGGATTACGACGAGTTCCTGTTCGCCACGTTCCTCACCCAGGGACCCGACGCGCAGACCTTCCCCGTGGTCCTGTCGCTCATGCTGGGCGAGCGCGTGCAGGACTTCGGCAAGATCGCGGCCGCGTCCCTCATCGGCGTGATCCCGCTCTTCGCCGCCGCGACGGTCCTCCAACGCCGGCTCGTGGCGGGCCTCACGGGCGGATCCGTCGACACGGCCGGGCACGCTGGCCGGCCACCGCGCGCGCACCGCGGCCGCCTCCTCCGCCGCGCTCCGATCCGCTGAGCGCACGGCGCCGGACGGGGGCCGCGCCGGGTGCTTCGCTGGGCAGGACGCCGCCCGCGGGACCCGCCCGCGACGCACCG from Clavibacter michiganensis subsp. insidiosus harbors:
- a CDS encoding carbohydrate ABC transporter permease, whose amino-acid sequence is MSVAIAPETRSPRESGTPREPGSPRERAPRIPRARRRGRGTWPRRVFVAPAVLALVVLGGYPLVFIALAALTESSLGRPFQEFVGTATFADVLAEGDTTAALVRGVVHALLVTAVSLVLGVATAVALWRSVHAGAVVRTLLLLPMITPPVVVGVLWKLVFAPNGGLVDVLVTAVVPGGASLSVLSQPATAFLGVALADVWEWTPLIVLLVFAALIGQDPAVGEAAALDGAHGLRLFRSITLPAIAGTVAAVALIRLVLAFKLFDLVYILTSGGPGQATTVPAYLIWQAALQHFDVGRASVITLLLAVVVTVVTLPVVAITRRLHDV
- a CDS encoding acyl-CoA dehydrogenase family protein encodes the protein MTRRLDPVLARLRPLLDRIAEGAVARERDHELPVEPLRDLVDAGLSRLRVPVEQGGEGLSIPELAEVLVELAAADSNLPQILRGHIAFVEDRLQAPPGPERDAWLRRFAAGELVGNAWSEVGSGAIGTAQTKLERRGDRWVLNGRKYYTTGSIFSAWTDVTADRDGEPVTAIVRTDQPGVTISDDWDGFGQQLTGTGTIVFEDAEVDAAHVAPFAERFRYQTALYQLVLLAVLAGVAVAAERDTARAVRERTRVYSHGVASLVRDDAQIQAVVGEISAVAYTARLLVRGVAEAVQAAADTAHDPGSDADVQANVLAEIRSAQAQVVLSESVPRAANRVFDTLGASATSRARGLDRHWRNARTVASHNPVVYKARIVGDWSINGTPPPFVWEIGTVVPAEGERASSEPPPR
- a CDS encoding phosphatase PAP2 family protein; its protein translation is MSETPRRRPLDPLDPADQRVAGELRRDRYLGARDLTRWATPVGRALVRLVQRIVRALGPYAALVITLLVGLVLAFGLAAIAAQVYDNVTDADGVAGLDKPLLVFMIGIRTPWLNDAATAYTDVAGVVVMPIIAVVTMLFLAVRRRSWTPIILVLAAGGGSLLLTIAGKDIIDRARPDLADAVPPYETSPSFPSGHTLNAVAIAGILAYLLLLRQHRRATRVLSIAVAVVFAVTIGATRVYLGHHWFTDVLAAFFLGGAWLALVITAHRLYLTARRPEAVEAGLVR
- a CDS encoding LLM class flavin-dependent oxidoreductase, whose protein sequence is MASRIILNAFDMSCVTHQAPGLWRHPANQAHRYNSLDYWVDLARLLERGTFDALFIADVVGVYDVYRHSAAPALEDSAQIPVGDPVVQVSAMAHATRHLGFGLTVASTYELPYALARRFSTLDHFTGGRIGWNVVTSYLDSAARNLGLETQIGHDDRYGIGDEFLDVASKLWEGSWEDDAVVVDRECGVYTDPAKVHPIAHEGEHFRVPGVHLSEPSPQRTPVVFQAGASPRGREFAAKHGEAIFINGLTPELTRPVTDDIRDRAERIGRPRDSVRILTLATVIVAETDEAAAALLEEYRGYVSLDGALALYGGWSGLDLSGYDPDAPLKYIDTDAARSALAIFTRYDPDRDWTPRDVAHYVGIGGIGPVISGSATTVADELERWIEVGGTDGFNLAYVVTPGTFEAVVDLLVPELRRRGRVWDEYPEGTLRGRLNGTGSPVVPEWHPAHAYRGAYVGAPSAADDTAPALFPATIDPGSD
- the arfB gene encoding alternative ribosome rescue aminoacyl-tRNA hydrolase ArfB; this translates as MDLEVGPALTIPAAELRWRFSRSSGPGGQHVNTSDSRVQLTWSPAESLVLTDQQRARILERLGRRLVGGAITVTVSEQRSQLRNRVAALDALREIVADALAPDAAPRRPTRPTKGSQRRRLAAKTQRSATKQQRKRPTGD
- a CDS encoding carbohydrate ABC transporter permease — its product is MSDAPVRAARPRSVRRPGARRRSRGADLWLALSLAAALVPLAYLLSVSLMSQGQVSAGILVPTDPSWGNWAAALTGSGLPRGILNSLAASLAAAALTLLFALPAAWAMARYRTGGRALAGLVLSPWLLPPIVAIVPVFTLLRILHLNNTLTGLTLVYALANTAVAVWLLEGFVRRLPVELDEAAQLDGAGEWRVLASIVTPMLTPALVSVGVIVAVLDYDEFLFATFLTQGPDAQTFPVVLSLMLGERVQDFGKIAAASLIGVIPLFAAATVLQRRLVAGLTGGSVDTAGHAGRPPRAHRGRLLRRAPIR
- a CDS encoding acyl-CoA dehydrogenase family protein; the encoded protein is MTDTTTRSDAAPAPSPAPAAAADARSPWHGTASRDELARWRAVAERVAAALDEDALARDRANADPTTELDLLRDSGLLNLLDPAEHGGGGGHWESAFLAVRILSRTDASIAQVLAYHYINSGNLGFTATGATRAEGYRRTVAGRWVWGDSVNPTDPDLRLTPDGDGYRLNGLKRFSTGASAGDVVLVNAVVAGGDLDGRIVVFALDHDRPGIDYLGDWEALGQRLSASGSVRFADVRVDPADVLGLGGDEPFSTLVTPGIQLAFGNLYLGIAEGALAKALDLVRGRRGTWFLSPADAYRHDPFVQRVVGELASRIAAVEALADRAGRAFDEVVDLGDGVTAEVRGGIAIEVAKLKVVSTEVGVEVANRVFEVTGSSSARSSTGLDLFWRNVRTHSLHDPVDYKKLEVGAHALTGELQPISLYT
- a CDS encoding ABC transporter substrate-binding protein — translated: MSHIRSRRGRRARRLVLAAGVAAASLVLSACSGDSADAGSADGDISGQELTVLMISSHEGAAKWLASEFEKETGAKITPVIVPYDEIGSKLALDQQSGADTIDVAAPWYTSLGDLAADGAIQDITDRVDGDPSIDVGDFIPSIWEPYTQVDGRTYGLPFDGDTHVLFYNKEILARNGFTEPPRTWDEYLRQVTTITANEKADGVYGAAVFGQKSPLILGASFANRLAGFGGSFLDADGRPTIDSPQAVAAAQALVDVQDQALPTPAETDFGAGNSAWFAGKVAFIENWTDLGVRSEDPTSGSQVAGKWGVTLLPTGGANTTPRASLVAGFSWVVAANTQKTALAERFITWASSSEVNAKLLTASPPTGIDPNRVSSLEDPTYGAEFPQIQQVNRATLDGALAWPTGKNATEAAQVLTDELAKLLAGEGGTAQETLDRVQAKWEELLE